Proteins from a genomic interval of Symmachiella macrocystis:
- the metF gene encoding methylenetetrahydrofolate reductase [NAD(P)H] — MRMRDIYSNGEFRLSIEIFPPKTEAGDAALFENLQRLVDYRPAFVSCTYGAGGSTRSRTIDLCAEIQMRFALPATAHLTCVGATREELHQWLSEARQRGVKNIMALRGDAPAGAETFPHVDGGLRYANELVELIRGELPDQGIGVAGYPEIHPEAPNADEDLSNLRRKVDAGADAVFTQLFFANEHFFEFRRRYEQAGIKIPLIPGIMPITNFERIKRITKMCGAAFPETLATKLEAAQDDEQAQFHIGVEYAVGQCRELMDNGVPGIHFYALNKSKACEAILNALDYQAVT, encoded by the coding sequence ATGCGGATGCGGGATATTTATAGTAACGGGGAATTTCGGTTATCGATCGAGATTTTTCCCCCAAAAACCGAAGCAGGCGATGCTGCGCTTTTTGAAAACCTGCAACGGTTGGTCGATTATCGTCCCGCCTTCGTGTCTTGTACTTATGGGGCTGGGGGCAGCACCCGCTCGCGGACCATTGATCTGTGCGCCGAAATTCAAATGCGGTTTGCTTTGCCCGCCACCGCGCATCTGACTTGTGTGGGCGCAACACGTGAGGAATTGCATCAGTGGCTCAGCGAGGCGCGGCAACGGGGCGTGAAAAACATCATGGCACTCCGCGGCGACGCACCGGCTGGTGCGGAGACCTTTCCACATGTCGACGGTGGGTTGCGGTATGCCAACGAGTTGGTCGAACTGATTCGCGGTGAACTTCCCGATCAGGGAATCGGTGTCGCCGGGTATCCGGAAATCCATCCTGAGGCCCCCAACGCCGACGAGGATCTGTCGAACCTCCGCCGCAAGGTCGACGCTGGAGCCGATGCGGTATTTACACAGTTGTTTTTTGCCAACGAGCATTTCTTCGAATTCCGCCGCAGGTACGAACAGGCCGGGATAAAGATTCCGCTGATTCCAGGCATCATGCCGATTACGAATTTCGAGCGGATCAAACGGATTACGAAAATGTGCGGCGCGGCGTTTCCAGAGACATTGGCAACCAAATTGGAAGCAGCCCAGGACGACGAACAGGCACAATTTCACATCGGTGTGGAGTATGCCGTTGGGCAATGTCGCGAGCTGATGGACAACGGCGTTCCCGGCATTCATTTTTATGCCTTGAACAAATCGAAAGCCTGCGAAGCGATCCTCAATGCGCTGGATTATCAGGCGGTTACATAG
- a CDS encoding S16 family serine protease: protein MMRLSTMGLIVLLLTAVLPGTGFSAGEEAAVTPISKVTVYPLAYGTRAGDDTPFGVCHAIPITVGGAPQGEIRIGIFEDKLSGASPMWRAAAWQASLTAAQLLDFNPQAMQATFTVEGKIDGPSAGALLTIGVLSAVLGDPLRDDVTMTGTINPDGMIGPVGGIPFKIEGAARAGKTTVLIPAHSRLELDPRTKEIIDLIGHGEKHGVKVIPVNDIWTAYKIFTGKPLPRPEAKELPTVSPKMSKHVLKHIPRWNKLYKSAREKYVSWPDFGHPEYANQQLASADKINKQINSLLVEGQFAPAYWDAAWSAALAWVAHEVGRYHYSNNAYGRDAAVKLMFQDQWLEKEVETTAAAIRFYRPQTFDQLSIYMEACNAFFTGLCYRSLANVIRENLPDDPDVAGVWIVAVAEQHVVCWLNMKLARDYLELADSYEGTPIPEGAPVNELSKFFLRSTEAGLSMVNELEVKKVAKKYKLNNDAAIAALSLSDPAYAMAQLGMKQIIPSLPKYFGEGKQLEYARLAAAIGLHTRAAMLIAKYYSLGVELDDNYNFVRLKRERALEDWLDDSKDQAQRAITGLGDAGIDQTTCLQIFSIARIYEGRSATDRIEALGYYFTTNVLAQVLQRLAAGEHAPELDVPQPAPLPAPLPAPIPPPSEE from the coding sequence ATGATGCGACTCTCAACCATGGGCCTGATTGTCTTGCTGTTGACGGCAGTGCTCCCTGGTACCGGGTTTTCCGCCGGGGAAGAGGCAGCTGTCACCCCCATCTCCAAAGTCACAGTCTATCCGCTGGCCTACGGGACTCGGGCGGGTGATGACACTCCGTTTGGCGTTTGTCATGCCATACCGATTACTGTCGGGGGAGCTCCCCAGGGCGAAATTCGCATCGGCATCTTTGAAGACAAATTGTCCGGCGCCAGTCCTATGTGGCGCGCGGCGGCTTGGCAAGCTTCTCTCACAGCGGCGCAGCTTCTCGATTTTAATCCGCAGGCAATGCAGGCCACGTTTACTGTGGAAGGCAAGATTGACGGTCCCAGCGCCGGTGCTTTGTTGACGATCGGTGTGCTTTCGGCCGTCCTGGGCGATCCGCTGCGCGACGATGTGACAATGACCGGTACGATCAATCCCGATGGCATGATCGGTCCGGTGGGAGGGATTCCCTTTAAGATCGAAGGGGCTGCCCGAGCGGGAAAAACAACCGTGTTGATTCCCGCCCACAGCCGGCTGGAACTCGACCCTCGGACCAAAGAAATCATCGATCTGATCGGGCACGGAGAAAAACATGGGGTCAAGGTCATTCCCGTCAATGACATCTGGACGGCTTACAAGATTTTCACAGGCAAACCGCTTCCTCGTCCGGAAGCCAAGGAGTTGCCGACTGTCTCGCCTAAGATGAGCAAGCATGTGCTCAAACATATTCCCCGGTGGAACAAGTTGTACAAATCGGCCCGTGAGAAATACGTCTCTTGGCCTGATTTCGGGCATCCCGAATACGCCAACCAACAGCTGGCCTCGGCGGACAAGATTAACAAGCAAATCAATTCGCTGTTGGTCGAAGGTCAGTTCGCCCCCGCCTACTGGGACGCCGCCTGGTCGGCTGCCTTGGCTTGGGTGGCGCATGAAGTTGGCCGCTACCATTACTCCAACAATGCCTATGGCCGCGATGCCGCCGTCAAATTGATGTTCCAAGACCAGTGGTTGGAAAAGGAAGTCGAAACGACGGCAGCGGCCATCCGTTTTTATCGGCCGCAGACGTTTGATCAGCTCTCGATTTATATGGAAGCCTGTAACGCGTTTTTCACGGGGTTGTGTTATCGCAGTCTGGCAAATGTCATCCGTGAAAATCTGCCGGACGATCCGGATGTTGCGGGTGTTTGGATCGTGGCTGTTGCTGAACAGCATGTTGTCTGTTGGCTCAACATGAAGCTGGCTCGCGATTATCTTGAACTCGCGGATAGTTACGAAGGAACGCCGATTCCCGAAGGCGCGCCGGTGAATGAGCTCTCGAAATTCTTTTTGCGAAGTACCGAAGCTGGGTTGTCGATGGTCAACGAGCTTGAGGTGAAAAAGGTTGCCAAAAAATACAAGCTCAACAACGACGCAGCCATCGCCGCCTTGTCACTGAGCGACCCGGCGTATGCTATGGCCCAGTTGGGTATGAAGCAGATCATTCCCAGCCTTCCCAAGTATTTTGGCGAGGGAAAACAACTCGAATACGCGCGATTGGCTGCGGCGATTGGACTGCATACGCGGGCAGCGATGTTGATTGCTAAATATTATTCGCTGGGGGTGGAATTAGACGATAACTACAATTTCGTGCGGCTCAAACGTGAGCGGGCATTGGAAGATTGGTTGGACGACTCGAAGGACCAGGCACAACGCGCGATTACCGGGCTGGGAGATGCCGGCATCGACCAAACGACTTGCCTGCAGATTTTCTCCATCGCACGAATCTACGAAGGTCGCAGCGCCACCGATCGCATCGAAGCTTTGGGGTATTATTTCACCACCAACGTGCTAGCGCAGGTGCTCCAACGCTTAGCTGCCGGCGAGCATGCTCCTGAACTGGATGTGCCCCAGCCAGCTCCGCTGCCTGCCCCCTTGCCGGCACCGATTCCGCCACCCTCTGAGGAATAA
- a CDS encoding CbrC family protein translates to MGQVFTYIADDILPQYAEMRRCDWCQTESSLYRINIENSQGFSDSACINCIKTLPLRWIYPKDNERIIAQLIDQRFPKGTKSQSQRFAFTVELCDDYRRTPCLPNFIQNDDWPHCCGDFTEFIGDAGTTFTGLYNEFEWWGHQDDMAREYGIEQLIDGEDRISLFKCLHCLRKFWICQYT, encoded by the coding sequence ATGGGGCAAGTCTTCACCTACATCGCCGATGACATTCTTCCGCAGTATGCGGAAATGCGAAGGTGCGATTGGTGCCAGACGGAGTCGAGTCTCTACAGGATCAATATCGAAAATAGCCAGGGTTTTTCTGACTCAGCATGCATCAATTGCATTAAAACTCTTCCACTGCGATGGATTTACCCCAAGGATAACGAACGTATAATCGCCCAATTAATTGATCAACGGTTCCCCAAAGGTACCAAATCGCAAAGTCAGCGGTTTGCTTTCACTGTTGAATTATGTGACGACTATCGTCGGACGCCTTGTCTGCCGAATTTTATTCAGAACGACGATTGGCCTCATTGCTGTGGCGATTTCACCGAGTTCATCGGTGACGCAGGCACGACGTTCACCGGACTCTACAATGAATTCGAATGGTGGGGGCATCAGGACGATATGGCAAGGGAATATGGGATCGAGCAATTGATAGACGGGGAAGATCGCATATCGCTGTTCAAGTGTCTTCATTGCCTCCGCAAGTTTTGGATATGCCAATATACTTAG
- a CDS encoding DUF1501 domain-containing protein — protein MSPWESYQMQHSRRTFLGRTSAGMGTLALGALLQPSLFAAGASDADSVPQWNGVVQPLHFPPKCKRVIHLCMAGGASHLETLDYKPKLAELDGQPMPKSFTDGQQIAQLQGQRDKLKCLGPTHAFQKFGESGQQISSILPHIGSIADDICIINSMQTDQINHDPAHTLMNTGTSIPGRPSMGSWLLYGLGSDSQDLPGYVVMTSVGGGQSQPIASRQWHSGFLPSQFQGVEFRSKGDPVLYVNSPGGVALKQQREVIDAVQQLNRLGNEKFHDPEIATRISQYELAFKMQTSVPDLMNIAGEPKHILEMYGTEGGDGSFASNCLLARRLAERGVRFIQLYHRGWDHHGDIKNGAAVTAKLVDQGSAALVKDLKQRGMLDDTLIIWGGEFGRTPMAQGTGRDHHIKAFSTWLAGGGIQGGITYGASDELGYAAVDKITHVNDLHATMLAQFGIDHEKLTYRFQGRDFRLTDVHGHVVQDILV, from the coding sequence ATGTCGCCTTGGGAAAGCTATCAAATGCAACATTCGCGGCGAACGTTTCTCGGTCGGACTTCGGCCGGAATGGGGACGTTAGCACTCGGCGCGCTACTGCAACCGTCGTTGTTCGCTGCCGGTGCGAGCGATGCCGATTCGGTCCCCCAATGGAACGGTGTGGTGCAGCCGCTACATTTTCCGCCCAAATGCAAACGGGTGATTCATCTTTGCATGGCGGGTGGCGCTTCGCATTTGGAGACGTTGGACTACAAACCCAAGCTGGCGGAGTTAGACGGGCAGCCGATGCCCAAGTCATTCACCGACGGCCAACAGATCGCGCAACTGCAAGGGCAGCGCGACAAACTCAAATGCCTGGGCCCGACGCATGCTTTTCAAAAATTCGGCGAATCGGGCCAGCAGATCAGCAGCATCCTGCCGCACATTGGGTCGATTGCCGATGACATTTGCATCATCAATTCGATGCAGACCGATCAGATCAATCACGATCCCGCGCACACGTTGATGAATACCGGCACCAGCATTCCTGGACGGCCGTCGATGGGGTCCTGGCTGCTGTACGGGCTGGGTAGTGACAGTCAGGATTTACCGGGCTACGTGGTGATGACTTCCGTCGGCGGGGGACAGTCGCAACCGATCGCTTCGCGGCAATGGCATAGCGGATTTTTGCCCAGCCAATTTCAAGGAGTCGAGTTCCGCTCTAAAGGAGATCCGGTGCTGTACGTAAACAGTCCCGGAGGCGTCGCTTTAAAGCAGCAGCGCGAAGTCATCGATGCGGTGCAACAGCTCAATCGTTTGGGCAACGAAAAGTTTCACGATCCGGAAATCGCCACGCGGATCAGCCAATATGAGTTGGCATTCAAAATGCAAACCTCGGTTCCCGACCTGATGAACATTGCTGGTGAGCCGAAGCACATTTTGGAGATGTACGGCACCGAAGGGGGGGACGGTTCGTTTGCGTCGAATTGCCTCTTGGCCCGTCGTTTGGCCGAACGGGGGGTGCGGTTCATTCAACTGTACCATCGTGGCTGGGACCATCACGGTGATATCAAAAATGGAGCAGCGGTCACGGCCAAACTGGTCGACCAAGGCTCAGCGGCGCTGGTCAAAGACCTCAAGCAGCGGGGCATGCTGGATGATACGCTGATCATCTGGGGCGGAGAATTCGGTCGCACCCCAATGGCGCAAGGCACGGGGCGTGATCACCATATTAAAGCGTTCTCCACGTGGTTAGCCGGCGGCGGCATTCAAGGGGGTATCACCTACGGTGCTAGCGATGAATTGGGTTACGCGGCTGTCGATAAGATCACGCACGTCAACGACCTACACGCCACGATGCTGGCGCAATTCGGAATCGATCATGAGAAGCTGACGTACCGCTTTCAAGGTCGCGACTTCCGCTTGACCGATGTGCATGGGCATGTTGTTCAGGATATTTTGGTGTAG
- the metH gene encoding methionine synthase: protein MATTASVSDTTDQLIHLLEQRILVLDGAMGSLILAERPSEEDYRGARFADHHSDLKNCNDILVLTQPAMIEGIHRQYLEAGADIILTDTFNANGVSLKEYDLEQYTYELNKTAVEIARRATDEFTALTPDKPRFVAGSIGPMNRSLSVSPDVNDPGKRLVTFDEVVEGYTEQLRGLIDGGADILLPETAFDTLNMKACLFAIDKYFREHDISLPVMISGTITDDSGRTMTGQTIEAFWTSISHFDMLSIGLNCALGPEKMRPYLESISQIAPFYVSCYPNAGLPNEMGEFDMTPAEMAKTLREFADNGWLNIVGGCCGSTPAHIRKIAEAVADLQPRPVPTVSKCSTYSGLELLEIRPESNFIMIGERTNVTGSRKFARLIKEEKYDEALSVARDQVEGGANMIDINMDEGLIDSAAVMAKFLNLVAAEPDISRVPIMIDSSKWSVIEAGLKCVQGKAVVNSISLKEGEEVFLAQARRIHAYGAAAVVMAFDEEGQAADAQRKVEICKRAYDLLTQKIGFPAEDIIFDANILTVGTGMEEHANYAVEFIEAVRQIKQQCPGAKTSGGVSNVSFSFRGNNVVREAINAAFLYHAISAGLDMGIVNAGQLEVYEEIEPTLLEYVEDVLLNRREDATERLIDYAEQIKDQATGQAEVKTAAWREESVEERLKHALLKGITDFIDEDTEEARQKYDRPLHVIQGPLMDGMAVVGELFGTGKMFLPQVVKSARVMKRSVAYLTPYMEQEKIDMGIADEKARGTMVIATVKGDVHDIGKNIVAVVLRCNNFDIVDLGVMVAADKIIDKAIEVGADLIGLSGLITPSLDEMAHVAKEMQRRGLTIPLIVGGATTSAKHTAVKIAPQYDPIVAHVGDASLSVPVMESILDADKKAEFDAKNRAAQQRDREMFAARQQKKLISYDEAVTARFTTDWSSVDIQQPSFTGTKVLSDFPLEKIVPFIDWSPFFQTWELRGKYPKILDDPNMGVEARKLFDSAQESLAQLIAEKQLHAAGVYGFWPANSVGDDIVLYTDESRSEEVTRFHTLRQQWERKGQDHYLALSDFIAPLESGRSDYLGAFAVTAGLGIGPIVAKCEAEHDDYQSIMTKALADRLAEAFAELLHQQARRDWGFGAVEELSSDDLIAEKYRGIRPAPGYPACPDHTEKRILFDLLDAEVQTGIELTENFAMLPAAAVSGLYFAHPQARYFSVDRITKDQAEAYAARKGMPLAEVERWLSPNLGYEA, encoded by the coding sequence ATGGCGACAACAGCTTCAGTTTCCGATACGACCGATCAATTGATCCACCTCCTTGAGCAGCGGATTCTCGTGCTTGACGGTGCGATGGGGTCTTTGATTCTCGCCGAACGTCCCAGTGAAGAGGATTATCGCGGTGCGCGGTTTGCCGATCACCATAGTGATCTAAAGAACTGCAACGATATTCTGGTGCTCACGCAGCCGGCGATGATCGAGGGGATTCATCGCCAATATCTCGAAGCGGGCGCGGATATTATTCTGACGGATACCTTCAACGCCAATGGGGTCTCGCTGAAAGAGTACGACCTAGAGCAATACACCTACGAACTCAACAAGACGGCGGTAGAAATCGCGCGGCGGGCGACCGATGAGTTCACGGCGTTGACGCCTGACAAACCTCGTTTCGTCGCCGGCAGCATCGGTCCCATGAACCGGTCGTTGTCGGTCTCTCCGGACGTGAACGATCCCGGCAAACGATTAGTGACTTTCGACGAAGTGGTCGAGGGGTACACCGAGCAACTGCGGGGTTTAATCGATGGTGGCGCGGATATTTTGTTGCCCGAAACGGCGTTTGATACGTTGAACATGAAGGCTTGTCTGTTCGCGATCGACAAGTATTTTCGTGAACACGACATCAGCTTGCCGGTGATGATTTCCGGGACGATCACTGACGATAGCGGCCGCACGATGACCGGCCAAACCATCGAGGCGTTTTGGACCAGCATTTCGCATTTTGACATGCTCAGCATTGGTTTGAACTGCGCGCTCGGCCCGGAGAAGATGCGGCCCTATTTGGAGTCGATTTCGCAGATCGCTCCGTTCTACGTCAGTTGTTATCCCAATGCGGGTCTGCCCAATGAAATGGGCGAGTTCGACATGACGCCTGCGGAGATGGCCAAGACGTTGCGCGAATTTGCTGACAATGGTTGGTTGAACATCGTGGGTGGCTGTTGTGGTAGCACGCCGGCGCACATTCGCAAAATCGCCGAGGCGGTCGCCGATCTTCAGCCCCGGCCGGTTCCGACTGTCTCGAAGTGTTCGACCTACAGCGGCTTGGAACTGCTGGAGATCCGTCCTGAGTCGAATTTCATCATGATCGGCGAGCGGACCAACGTCACCGGTTCGCGCAAGTTCGCGCGGTTGATCAAAGAGGAAAAATACGACGAAGCGCTGAGTGTCGCCCGCGATCAGGTCGAGGGGGGCGCGAACATGATCGACATCAATATGGATGAAGGTCTGATCGACAGCGCAGCTGTGATGGCCAAGTTCTTAAATCTTGTCGCCGCTGAGCCCGATATCTCGCGCGTGCCGATCATGATCGACAGCTCCAAATGGTCGGTGATCGAAGCGGGTTTGAAATGTGTGCAAGGCAAAGCGGTTGTGAACTCGATCAGCCTCAAGGAGGGGGAAGAGGTCTTTTTGGCGCAAGCGCGGAGAATCCACGCCTACGGTGCCGCCGCGGTCGTGATGGCGTTTGATGAAGAAGGCCAAGCGGCCGATGCGCAGCGGAAAGTCGAAATCTGCAAACGTGCCTACGACCTGCTGACACAAAAAATCGGTTTCCCGGCTGAGGACATCATCTTCGATGCCAACATTCTGACCGTGGGAACGGGGATGGAAGAGCATGCCAACTATGCTGTCGAATTTATCGAAGCAGTCCGGCAGATCAAACAACAATGTCCCGGTGCGAAGACTTCCGGCGGCGTGAGCAATGTTTCGTTCTCGTTTCGTGGCAATAACGTCGTTCGCGAAGCAATCAACGCGGCGTTTTTGTATCACGCGATCTCGGCCGGGTTGGATATGGGCATCGTCAATGCTGGCCAGTTAGAGGTCTACGAAGAAATTGAGCCGACGTTGCTGGAGTACGTCGAAGATGTGCTGCTCAATCGTCGTGAGGATGCGACGGAGCGGTTGATTGATTATGCCGAGCAGATCAAGGATCAAGCGACAGGTCAGGCCGAAGTGAAAACGGCCGCTTGGCGCGAGGAATCGGTTGAGGAACGGCTCAAGCATGCATTGCTCAAAGGCATTACCGATTTTATTGACGAAGATACAGAAGAAGCCCGGCAAAAATATGACCGCCCGCTGCACGTGATTCAAGGACCGTTGATGGATGGTATGGCGGTCGTGGGTGAGCTATTCGGTACCGGAAAAATGTTCTTGCCGCAGGTCGTCAAAAGTGCTCGCGTGATGAAACGCTCGGTGGCCTACCTGACGCCGTACATGGAGCAAGAAAAAATCGATATGGGCATCGCGGACGAAAAGGCCCGCGGCACGATGGTGATTGCCACCGTGAAAGGAGACGTGCACGACATCGGCAAGAACATCGTGGCGGTCGTGCTGCGCTGTAACAACTTTGATATCGTCGACCTAGGCGTGATGGTCGCAGCTGACAAAATCATCGACAAGGCGATCGAAGTTGGCGCCGATCTGATTGGCTTGAGCGGACTGATTACGCCATCGCTCGACGAGATGGCGCATGTTGCCAAGGAGATGCAGCGCCGCGGATTGACGATCCCTTTGATTGTCGGTGGAGCGACGACGAGCGCGAAACATACGGCTGTTAAAATCGCGCCGCAGTACGACCCGATTGTCGCGCATGTGGGCGATGCGTCGCTGTCGGTGCCGGTGATGGAAAGCATTCTCGATGCGGATAAGAAGGCGGAGTTCGACGCGAAGAACCGCGCTGCACAACAGCGCGACCGTGAAATGTTTGCTGCCCGGCAACAAAAGAAACTGATTTCGTATGACGAAGCGGTCACGGCGCGATTCACCACGGATTGGTCGAGTGTCGATATCCAGCAACCGAGTTTTACCGGCACCAAGGTGCTGTCCGATTTTCCGTTGGAGAAGATCGTTCCGTTTATCGATTGGTCGCCGTTTTTCCAGACCTGGGAACTGCGCGGCAAGTATCCCAAAATTCTCGATGACCCGAACATGGGCGTCGAAGCGCGTAAGTTGTTCGACTCGGCCCAGGAATCCTTGGCGCAATTGATTGCCGAGAAACAACTGCATGCGGCGGGTGTGTATGGATTTTGGCCGGCCAATTCCGTCGGCGATGACATCGTGCTTTACACCGATGAATCCCGCAGCGAGGAGGTCACGCGGTTCCATACGCTGCGGCAGCAATGGGAGCGGAAGGGGCAGGACCATTACTTGGCGCTGTCTGATTTCATCGCTCCGCTGGAGAGCGGCCGCAGCGATTACCTGGGGGCCTTTGCCGTGACGGCTGGTTTGGGAATCGGTCCGATCGTGGCGAAATGTGAAGCAGAGCACGACGACTATCAGTCGATCATGACCAAGGCGTTGGCCGATCGTCTGGCGGAGGCGTTTGCTGAGTTGCTGCACCAACAAGCGCGGCGGGATTGGGGATTTGGAGCTGTCGAAGAGTTATCGAGCGACGATTTGATTGCCGAGAAATACCGCGGCATCCGACCCGCGCCGGGTTACCCCGCTTGTCCCGACCACACGGAAAAGCGGATCCTGTTTGATCTGCTCGATGCTGAAGTACAGACAGGTATCGAACTGACCGAAAACTTCGCCATGCTTCCCGCAGCAGCGGTGTCGGGTCTGTACTTCGCGCATCCGCAGGCACGGTATTTCTCCGTCGACCGGATTACCAAAGATCAAGCCGAAGCCTACGCTGCTCGCAAGGGGATGCCGTTGGCTGAGGTTGAGCGCTGGTTGTCGCCGAATCTGGGGTATGAGGCGTAA
- a CDS encoding mandelate racemase/muconate lactonizing enzyme family protein, translating to MTNQKSNRRELLQSGALLAAGGLLGGAQQLRAAEAVPGLDVPPLKITAVKTYLLRHTLQRAFGVSVSVPLDKTRSALLVKIETDTGLVGWGETAPVNGTQGAIDDQLGPRLIGKNPLMHRQLWRALWGANFGDALAVGALDIALNDLRGKALNLPVSALFGGRLRDRVPVYASAMNYVAGQEPETQYPREAEALVKQGFRALKMRLGRYSVAREAQVAAAVRQAVGADVKLMADGNAAYTLTSALRMGEKLNDLGFEYFEEPLPQSPKYAGYEELRQKLPLALAAGEAVDSRGSAKQLIDRRVMDIIQPDVSLCGGIGEALFISELAALSGIRTIPHCWGGAILIAATVHLLSLMPDPHWGFPTDTPMLELDQSENPWRTEIVAQPLEQREGFVAVPTGAGLGIEVDEAAVERYAV from the coding sequence ATGACGAACCAGAAATCTAACCGTCGTGAATTGTTGCAGTCGGGGGCGCTGTTGGCGGCGGGGGGATTGTTGGGAGGGGCGCAGCAGCTTCGTGCGGCGGAGGCGGTGCCGGGGTTGGATGTTCCGCCTTTGAAAATCACCGCGGTGAAGACCTATTTGTTACGGCACACTTTGCAGCGGGCGTTTGGGGTTTCGGTGTCGGTTCCGTTGGATAAAACGCGTTCGGCGCTGCTTGTGAAAATCGAAACCGATACGGGACTCGTTGGGTGGGGCGAGACCGCTCCGGTGAATGGGACGCAGGGGGCGATTGATGATCAACTCGGTCCGCGGCTGATCGGCAAAAATCCTTTGATGCACCGGCAATTGTGGCGCGCGTTGTGGGGTGCGAATTTTGGCGATGCGCTGGCTGTGGGAGCGTTGGACATCGCGCTGAATGACCTGCGCGGTAAAGCGTTGAATCTGCCGGTCTCGGCGCTGTTTGGCGGGCGATTGCGGGACCGTGTTCCGGTGTATGCCTCGGCGATGAATTATGTCGCTGGGCAGGAGCCGGAGACTCAATATCCGCGGGAAGCTGAGGCGCTGGTGAAACAAGGTTTTCGCGCGCTGAAGATGCGGCTGGGGCGGTATTCGGTCGCCCGCGAAGCCCAGGTGGCCGCAGCGGTTCGGCAAGCGGTCGGCGCTGATGTGAAACTGATGGCCGACGGCAATGCGGCTTATACGTTGACGTCGGCACTGCGGATGGGTGAGAAACTCAACGATCTGGGATTTGAATACTTCGAAGAACCGTTGCCGCAATCCCCCAAGTATGCCGGGTATGAAGAACTGCGGCAGAAACTTCCGCTCGCATTGGCGGCCGGTGAAGCGGTCGACTCGCGTGGCAGCGCTAAGCAATTGATCGACCGCCGCGTGATGGACATCATTCAACCCGATGTCAGCCTGTGCGGGGGAATTGGCGAAGCATTGTTCATTTCCGAACTGGCAGCGCTCTCGGGAATCCGCACGATTCCACACTGTTGGGGCGGCGCGATTCTGATCGCTGCCACGGTCCACCTGCTGAGCCTCATGCCCGACCCACATTGGGGCTTCCCGACCGACACACCGATGCTGGAGTTGGACCAATCGGAGAATCCCTGGCGAACGGAAATCGTCGCGCAGCCGTTGGAGCAGCGAGAGGGCTTTGTCGCGGTTCCGACCGGGGCGGGGTTGGGGATTGAGGTGGATGAGGCGGCAGTGGAGCGGTATGCGGTTTGA